A genomic region of Candidatus Falkowbacteria bacterium contains the following coding sequences:
- the dnaA gene encoding chromosomal replication initiator protein DnaA — protein sequence MNNEQLWQAALGEIELTLSRANFTTWFKDTFISSFENNQAVVCVPNTFTKAWLEKKYHQEILNALKSVTSQAVKDIFYKVEARKASPVSDIVKRVRPNSETERLHTEVLPINRFGLNNRYTFDNFVVGKGNELAHAACQAVAANPGNAYNPLFIYGGVGLGKTHLLQAIGHTLSKKSDKIMYITSEKFTNDYIQAVKSGQAREFKERYRNVDLLLIDDIQFMAGKDGTQEEFFHTFNELHQNNKQIVLTSDRPPKSIPALEKRLLSRFEWGMIADVGQLDVETRMAILERKCREKNYSLENEILSYVAANVQNNIRELEGALNRLIAYHEFNNYKPTMETAKNILASIIINYQQKSTNAKSVIDAVARFYDVAVKDITGQSRKKELVTPRQIIMFLLREEVNASFPTIGQELGGRDHTTAMHAHNKISKEVQENERLKQELESIKQLIYSASV from the coding sequence ATGAACAATGAACAGCTTTGGCAGGCTGCCTTAGGTGAAATCGAACTCACCCTCTCGCGTGCGAATTTCACCACCTGGTTCAAGGACACCTTCATCTCGTCCTTTGAAAATAACCAAGCTGTTGTTTGCGTGCCAAACACCTTCACTAAAGCGTGGCTTGAAAAAAAGTATCATCAGGAAATTCTTAACGCTCTCAAAAGCGTAACCAGCCAAGCGGTTAAGGATATTTTTTACAAAGTCGAGGCCAGAAAAGCATCTCCTGTATCCGATATCGTCAAGCGCGTTCGGCCAAATAGCGAAACCGAGAGGCTTCACACTGAGGTGTTGCCGATCAACCGCTTCGGCCTGAACAATAGGTACACCTTTGACAATTTTGTTGTCGGCAAAGGCAACGAGTTGGCGCACGCGGCGTGCCAGGCAGTTGCAGCCAATCCTGGGAACGCCTACAATCCGCTATTCATCTATGGCGGCGTTGGCCTTGGCAAGACCCACCTGCTTCAAGCGATCGGACACACTCTTTCAAAAAAGAGCGATAAGATAATGTACATAACTTCCGAGAAGTTTACGAACGACTACATTCAAGCAGTTAAGAGCGGCCAGGCTCGCGAATTCAAAGAAAGGTACCGGAACGTCGATTTGCTGCTCATTGATGATATTCAATTCATGGCAGGAAAAGATGGAACCCAAGAGGAGTTTTTCCACACTTTCAACGAGCTTCACCAAAACAACAAGCAAATTGTCCTAACCTCAGACCGTCCCCCAAAATCTATCCCCGCTCTTGAAAAAAGGCTTCTTTCACGCTTTGAGTGGGGGATGATTGCCGACGTAGGACAGCTTGATGTTGAAACTCGCATGGCGATACTTGAGCGAAAGTGCCGAGAGAAAAACTACTCACTTGAAAATGAGATCTTGTCTTATGTTGCAGCCAACGTCCAAAACAACATCCGCGAGCTTGAAGGCGCGCTAAACCGCCTGATCGCCTACCACGAATTCAACAACTACAAACCGACAATGGAAACAGCTAAAAATATTTTAGCCAGCATCATAATCAACTACCAGCAAAAGTCTACGAACGCTAAATCAGTTATCGATGCCGTGGCGCGTTTTTATGATGTTGCAGTAAAAGATATCACCGGTCAAAGCCGCAAAAAAGAGCTGGTTACCCCCCGGCAAATAATTATGTTTCTTTTAAGGGAAGAGGTTAACGCCTCGTTCCCAACCATCGGGCAAGAGCTTGGT